A single window of Jeotgalibacillus haloalkalitolerans DNA harbors:
- a CDS encoding alpha/beta-type small acid-soluble spore protein, with amino-acid sequence MANRSSNQLVVPGVEQALDQMKYEIATEFGVQLGADSTSRANGSVGGEITKRLVQMAEQQLSGFQK; translated from the coding sequence ATGGCAAACAGAAGCTCAAACCAGCTTGTTGTTCCAGGTGTAGAACAAGCTCTTGATCAGATGAAATACGAAATTGCTACTGAATTCGGCGTACAGCTTGGAGCTGACTCTACATCACGCGCAAACGGTTCAGTAGGAGGAGAAATCACTAAGCGTCTAGTTCAGATGGCTGAACAACAACTTAGCGGATTCCAGAAATAA
- the thiI gene encoding tRNA uracil 4-sulfurtransferase ThiI: MQIDRILIRYGEISTKGRNRNKFIKRLQQNISDACSDLSPFRIESGRDRMHLELNHPEEAQQVMERLELIFGIQSFSPVVKSGRELEEVKQHAVQLVQSVASEGTLFKVRARRADKNYPLDTNELNYEIGSHVLRQVPGLKVEMKKPEVELTVEVRSEAVYLSAQTIQGAGGMPIGSGNKAVLMLSGGLDSPVAGYQMMKRGVELEAVHFFSPPFTSEKSKEKVMQLASELAGFSGSVKLHIVPFTKIQQTIHQQVPENYTMTSTRRLMLRIADEIKKKTGSKAIVTGESLGQVASQTLESMEAINAVTNTPVLRPLIASDKTDIIEIAKKIGTFETSILPYEDCCTIFTPAAPKTRPKTEKVAFYESFIDFDEMIRQSVEEIETIILKPGYKPDDVEDTDLF, encoded by the coding sequence ATGCAGATAGACAGGATTTTAATTCGCTACGGAGAGATTTCCACTAAAGGAAGAAATCGTAATAAATTTATCAAGCGGCTTCAGCAGAATATAAGTGATGCATGTTCTGATCTCAGTCCATTTCGTATTGAATCAGGAAGAGACAGAATGCATCTTGAACTGAATCATCCTGAAGAAGCGCAGCAGGTGATGGAGAGACTGGAGCTGATATTTGGTATACAGTCATTCAGTCCGGTCGTCAAATCCGGAAGAGAGCTGGAAGAAGTGAAGCAGCATGCAGTGCAGCTTGTTCAATCTGTCGCTTCAGAAGGAACTTTATTTAAGGTTCGAGCAAGAAGAGCTGATAAAAATTATCCGCTTGATACGAATGAACTGAATTATGAAATCGGGTCACACGTACTGAGACAGGTTCCCGGTTTAAAAGTTGAAATGAAAAAGCCGGAAGTTGAACTGACAGTAGAGGTAAGAAGTGAAGCGGTATACCTGTCAGCTCAGACGATTCAGGGTGCAGGTGGAATGCCGATCGGGTCAGGAAACAAAGCAGTACTGATGCTCTCAGGCGGTCTCGATAGTCCGGTAGCGGGTTATCAGATGATGAAAAGAGGCGTGGAATTAGAAGCAGTTCATTTTTTCAGTCCGCCATTCACAAGTGAGAAATCCAAAGAGAAGGTAATGCAGCTTGCTTCTGAGCTTGCGGGATTCTCCGGATCTGTCAAACTTCACATTGTTCCATTTACTAAAATACAGCAGACGATCCATCAGCAGGTGCCTGAAAATTACACAATGACTTCAACAAGAAGGCTGATGCTGCGTATTGCTGATGAAATTAAAAAGAAAACCGGTTCAAAAGCAATCGTCACCGGCGAAAGTCTTGGTCAGGTGGCAAGCCAGACATTAGAGAGTATGGAAGCAATCAATGCCGTAACAAATACGCCGGTCCTCAGACCGCTGATTGCATCTGATAAAACAGATATTATAGAAATTGCAAAAAAAATCGGCACATTTGAAACGTCAATTCTGCCTTATGAAGATTGCTGTACGATTTTTACACCTGCAGCGCCGAAAACAAGACCAAAAACAGAAAAGGTTGCTTTTTATGAGAGCTTTATCGATTTTGACGAGATGATCCGTCAATCTGTTGAAGAAATTGAAACGATCATTCTAAAGCCTGGTTATAAGCCGGATGACGTTGAAGATACCGACTTATTCTGA
- a CDS encoding cysteine desulfurase family protein, with amino-acid sequence MIYLDNSATTKPHPEVVSSYIKVNDQFYGNPSSIHRFGEKAASLFQKAKQQCSELSGLPEGNVIFTSGGTESNNLAIKGSVYKLADRGKHLITTVIEHPSVLEVFKELETEGFDVTYLPVDRAGVISLDDLKQALRKDTIFVSIMYVNNEIGSIQPIREAGKLIKVHSNARFHSDAVQAFGKMAPEFEILDLLTLSAHKFNGLKGSGLLAVKKGLELVPEIAGGGQQEGVRSGTVNTAGAVALAKAMRLASEQQEKSYHTLQTCNRMLRTFFEGRDEVKVISSKSAAPHILSVTVPKLTGEVVVHALDQKDVFITTSSACSSKLNKKSHVLSACGINDRDIRGAVRISLGSDQTVAEIKEFIKIWQDVIPPLLKGV; translated from the coding sequence ATGATTTATCTGGATAATAGTGCAACGACGAAACCACATCCTGAAGTAGTTTCTTCATATATAAAGGTAAATGATCAGTTTTATGGCAATCCCTCATCCATTCACCGTTTTGGCGAGAAAGCTGCTTCCCTTTTTCAAAAAGCAAAGCAGCAATGCAGTGAGCTTTCAGGTCTGCCGGAAGGCAATGTGATTTTTACCTCGGGAGGGACAGAATCGAATAACCTGGCGATTAAAGGATCTGTTTATAAATTAGCAGATAGAGGAAAGCATTTAATTACAACTGTGATCGAACATCCCTCTGTGCTGGAAGTGTTTAAAGAGCTTGAAACAGAAGGATTTGATGTCACGTATTTACCGGTAGACAGGGCAGGTGTGATTTCTTTAGACGATTTGAAACAGGCACTTAGAAAAGATACGATTTTTGTTTCAATCATGTATGTAAACAATGAAATAGGAAGTATCCAGCCGATTAGAGAAGCGGGGAAGCTGATTAAAGTTCATTCCAATGCACGTTTTCATTCAGATGCGGTTCAGGCTTTTGGAAAAATGGCACCTGAATTTGAAATCCTGGATCTTTTGACTTTATCTGCCCATAAGTTTAACGGCTTAAAAGGATCGGGGCTGCTCGCTGTGAAAAAAGGTCTTGAACTGGTGCCGGAAATTGCCGGTGGTGGTCAGCAGGAGGGCGTCAGAAGCGGGACTGTGAATACTGCAGGGGCAGTTGCGCTTGCAAAAGCAATGCGTCTTGCGTCTGAACAGCAGGAAAAATCCTATCATACACTACAAACCTGCAACAGGATGTTAAGGACATTCTTTGAAGGCAGAGATGAGGTTAAGGTTATTTCCTCTAAAAGTGCAGCACCGCACATTTTATCTGTCACCGTTCCTAAGCTGACAGGTGAAGTTGTCGTTCATGCACTCGATCAAAAGGATGTATTTATTACAACCTCAAGTGCATGCTCTTCTAAATTAAATAAAAAAAGTCATGTGCTGAGTGCATGTGGCATTAATGACCGTGATATCAGAGGGGCTGTCAGAATCAGTCTCGGATCTGATCAGACGGTGGCAGAAATAAAAGAATTCATCAAGATCTGGCAGGACGTTATTCCGCCGTTACTGAAAGGAGTATAA
- the brnQ gene encoding branched-chain amino acid transport system II carrier protein: MNSNKITLGSVFTIGLMLFALFLGAGNMIFPPLLGQQSGDSSWIAIAGFLLTGVGLPLLGVIAIAKSGGSPLDLASRVHPIFGIIFTIILYLAIGPFFGIPRTATVSYEIGILPFLAQESAGGWTLLLFSILFFAVTAWLSLNPAKLVDRIGKILTPALVIILAVLVGGAFINPMGEPGQATGGYADSPFITGFLEGYLTLDAIAALVFAIVIISAIENKGVTDRRQVVRSAILAGLIAASGLGAVYLSLSYLGATSLNAVGVQDNGGALLSAAANYLYGPSGAIILGIAIGAACLTTSIGLVSATSSYFSRRFPKVSYRLFVLIFSVFSMMVANIGLAQLIAVSVPVLVMIYPMTIVLISLSFLDKTIKGKRAVYVGAIIPTLILGISDGLAAAGFTALASVFSFLPLMDQSLGWILPAIAGGLIGMLIPSATGSAAQAKYTN; encoded by the coding sequence ATGAATAGCAATAAAATAACACTTGGTAGCGTTTTCACGATTGGTCTTATGCTTTTTGCACTTTTTCTTGGTGCAGGAAATATGATCTTTCCGCCTCTGCTTGGACAGCAGTCGGGTGATAGCAGCTGGATCGCGATTGCAGGATTTCTTCTGACAGGTGTAGGACTTCCTTTATTAGGTGTCATTGCCATTGCAAAGTCAGGCGGCAGCCCTTTGGATCTGGCAAGTCGTGTACACCCAATTTTCGGAATAATCTTTACAATCATCCTGTACCTGGCAATCGGCCCGTTCTTTGGTATTCCGAGAACTGCGACTGTTTCTTATGAGATTGGCATTTTGCCATTTTTAGCACAGGAATCAGCAGGAGGATGGACGTTACTATTATTTTCAATATTGTTTTTTGCAGTGACAGCATGGTTGTCGTTAAATCCGGCAAAGCTTGTTGACCGGATCGGAAAAATACTGACACCTGCGCTTGTTATTATTTTGGCAGTACTGGTTGGCGGCGCGTTTATTAATCCAATGGGTGAACCGGGTCAGGCAACAGGAGGGTACGCAGACTCTCCGTTTATCACAGGATTCCTTGAGGGCTATCTAACCCTTGATGCAATTGCTGCTTTAGTCTTTGCTATTGTCATTATTTCTGCAATAGAGAACAAAGGCGTGACAGATCGCAGACAGGTGGTAAGATCTGCCATTCTCGCCGGTCTGATTGCAGCGTCAGGTCTTGGTGCTGTCTATTTATCACTCAGTTATCTTGGTGCAACAAGCTTAAATGCGGTTGGTGTTCAGGATAATGGGGGTGCTCTTCTGTCAGCAGCAGCTAATTACCTGTACGGTCCATCAGGCGCAATTATTCTGGGAATCGCGATAGGAGCGGCGTGTCTGACAACTTCAATCGGACTTGTCTCTGCGACTTCATCGTATTTTTCAAGAAGATTCCCGAAAGTATCTTATCGTTTGTTTGTATTGATCTTCTCTGTGTTCAGTATGATGGTCGCAAATATCGGCCTTGCACAACTGATTGCAGTGTCAGTTCCTGTACTTGTGATGATTTATCCGATGACGATTGTTCTGATCAGTTTGTCTTTCCTTGATAAAACGATTAAAGGGAAGCGTGCTGTATATGTAGGAGCAATTATCCCGACACTTATTCTGGGGATCAGTGACGGACTTGCTGCAGCAGGATTTACAGCGCTTGCATCAGTCTTTTCATTCCTCCCGCTCATGGATCAGAGTCTTGGATGGATCCTACCTGCGATTGCCGGCGGGTTGATCGGAATGTTAATTCCTTCTGCAACAGGATCTGCCGCACAGGCAAAGTATACAAATTAA
- a CDS encoding septation ring formation regulator EzrA, which yields MEYIIGSVLLIIIFIITAFVLRKKQYKEVDKLEEQKLDIQHRPVLEEMTKVKQLNMNGQTEELFEKWRDSWNNIVDKQLAEVDSMLFDAEEYIDKFRFAKSRKVREEIAVELNKAEEHMNEILAELEELMGSDEKNREEIQVVETDHKEASSLVRNRRSQFSKTAEPIERKIQALEPKLDEYHRLTEEGNYLQAREIVIYLTAEMNEISMMIEAAPDLADDLLDELPKDLSDLKEACKEMNEQKYPIHHLNLEELCLDLDNRLKEAEKHLIRLEFVEAEEIRVAAKKEIDQAFTALEEEVHARTELPARIESVKKLLGAVKDRNKELIREMDYVRQGYQLDQHDLDLPKEKEEQLEELSREFEHQNKQIEKQLEPYSSVLTEVKKVETQLTLIDGEHKKYAAELEQLRSDELSAREQQEYQIKAVRDQEKTVDSANLPKIPEFWFLERKDIIRQIEALDSYLAERPMNMKAINQHTMTTEKMIETFTENTEEMIQAAEQAEKVIQYGNRYRSRHETVFIGLNEAELMFRNGDYQNALEQAAESIEKIEPGALKKIDAL from the coding sequence ATGGAGTACATAATTGGGTCCGTCCTTTTAATCATCATATTTATAATCACTGCTTTCGTTTTAAGGAAAAAGCAGTATAAAGAAGTAGATAAACTTGAAGAACAGAAGCTCGATATTCAGCACAGGCCTGTTCTGGAAGAAATGACAAAAGTAAAACAATTAAACATGAATGGACAAACGGAGGAACTCTTTGAAAAGTGGAGGGATTCCTGGAACAATATTGTTGATAAACAGCTGGCTGAAGTAGATAGTATGCTGTTTGACGCCGAGGAGTATATTGATAAGTTCCGCTTTGCAAAATCACGAAAAGTACGTGAGGAAATTGCTGTGGAATTGAATAAAGCTGAAGAGCATATGAATGAGATTCTGGCAGAGTTAGAAGAACTGATGGGAAGCGATGAAAAGAACCGTGAAGAAATTCAGGTTGTGGAAACAGACCATAAAGAAGCATCTTCACTTGTCAGAAACAGAAGGTCACAGTTCAGTAAAACAGCTGAGCCCATTGAACGTAAGATACAGGCATTAGAGCCTAAGCTTGATGAATACCACAGGCTCACAGAAGAAGGGAACTATCTTCAGGCAAGAGAAATCGTCATCTATCTGACGGCAGAAATGAATGAAATCAGTATGATGATCGAAGCAGCTCCGGACCTTGCTGATGACCTGCTTGATGAGCTTCCAAAGGATCTCAGTGACCTGAAAGAAGCGTGTAAAGAAATGAATGAACAGAAGTATCCGATTCACCATCTGAATCTTGAAGAACTGTGTCTTGATCTTGATAACAGGCTGAAAGAAGCTGAAAAGCACCTGATCAGACTTGAATTTGTGGAAGCGGAAGAGATCCGGGTAGCTGCTAAAAAAGAAATTGATCAGGCTTTTACTGCACTTGAAGAGGAAGTTCATGCAAGAACGGAACTGCCGGCAAGAATTGAAAGTGTGAAAAAGCTCCTTGGTGCTGTTAAAGACAGAAATAAAGAGCTGATCCGCGAAATGGATTACGTCCGTCAGGGTTACCAGCTTGACCAGCATGATCTGGACCTTCCGAAGGAAAAAGAAGAACAGCTGGAAGAGCTATCCCGTGAATTCGAACATCAGAACAAACAAATCGAAAAACAGCTGGAACCTTATTCATCTGTATTAACAGAAGTGAAAAAGGTCGAGACTCAGCTGACCCTGATAGATGGGGAGCATAAAAAATATGCAGCTGAGCTTGAACAGCTGAGAAGCGATGAGTTATCAGCCAGGGAACAGCAGGAATATCAGATTAAGGCTGTAAGAGATCAGGAAAAAACAGTTGATAGTGCAAACCTTCCCAAGATTCCAGAATTCTGGTTTCTTGAACGCAAGGATATCATCAGACAAATCGAAGCACTTGATTCATACCTTGCCGAGCGCCCAATGAACATGAAGGCGATCAATCAGCATACGATGACCACTGAAAAAATGATCGAAACATTTACAGAGAATACAGAAGAAATGATTCAGGCAGCTGAACAGGCTGAAAAAGTCATTCAGTATGGTAACAGATACAGAAGCCGTCATGAAACAGTTTTTATCGGTCTTAACGAGGCAGAACTGATGTTCAGAAACGGTGATTACCAGAATGCGCTTGAGCAGGCAGCAGAGTCAATCGAAAAAATTGAACCTGGTGCACTCAAAAAAATTGATGCGCTATGA
- the hisJ gene encoding histidinol-phosphatase HisJ produces the protein MIVKDGHIHTPYCPHGSGDSLTLYVEKAIEAGLKEITFTEHAPLPQGFHDPVPEQDSGMNPADLENYLRDVEKVKHQYKKDLRIHTGLEVDYIEGFEKETRDFLNQYGPHLDDSILSVHFLKASGQYICLDYSPEAFKALIDLTGSADAVHSLYYDTVIRSVHADLGSYKPARIGHITLSRKFQRLYPALSSHETEIKKLLEVIKARDLELDYNGAGTVKPYCQETYPSPAIASAAHQMGIRLVYGSDAHTASGMMQGSDQLIALKP, from the coding sequence ATGATCGTAAAAGACGGACATATCCATACACCCTATTGCCCACATGGATCTGGGGATTCGTTAACACTATATGTTGAAAAAGCAATTGAAGCAGGGCTTAAAGAGATCACCTTCACTGAACATGCGCCCCTGCCTCAGGGCTTTCATGACCCCGTTCCCGAACAGGACAGCGGAATGAACCCGGCAGATCTCGAAAACTATCTGAGAGATGTTGAGAAAGTAAAGCACCAATACAAAAAAGACCTGCGCATCCACACAGGTCTTGAAGTAGATTATATTGAAGGGTTTGAAAAGGAAACCCGCGACTTTTTGAATCAGTATGGTCCTCATCTTGATGATTCAATTCTGTCTGTTCATTTTCTAAAAGCATCCGGTCAGTATATCTGTCTTGATTACAGCCCTGAAGCATTTAAGGCGTTAATCGATCTGACAGGGTCGGCAGATGCAGTCCACTCACTATATTATGATACAGTCATCCGTTCTGTACATGCTGACCTGGGTTCATATAAACCGGCACGGATTGGACATATTACTTTATCAAGGAAGTTCCAGCGTCTATATCCGGCACTCTCTTCCCATGAAACTGAGATTAAAAAGCTCCTTGAAGTGATTAAAGCCCGTGATTTGGAGCTTGATTATAATGGTGCGGGAACAGTGAAACCATACTGTCAGGAAACGTACCCCTCACCTGCGATCGCATCCGCTGCTCATCAGATGGGTATCAGGCTTGTTTATGGTTCTGACGCACATACAGCCTCAGGAATGATGCAGGGATCTGATCAACTGATTGCACTTAAGCCGTAA
- the refZ gene encoding forespore capture DNA-binding protein RefZ, whose amino-acid sequence MNGQRETKSEVMTTAVDLFFTKGFHGTSIRDISASAGVNVGTVSYYFAGKKGLLEECLIAFFEPYLSVLERSLNEGKRQNKSAVMSAACEVIRFQQQHHRFARFAWREITLDHQLIREMTACYLRKEQYLWKMLMAEDIEKGYSFKLSPSFFLIQLNSMITTPFLQSQTVRELWHINTADPYFTKQYIETVETWFNSVTSCYGLSAIS is encoded by the coding sequence ATGAACGGGCAGCGTGAAACAAAATCAGAAGTCATGACAACAGCAGTGGATCTGTTTTTTACCAAGGGGTTTCATGGTACAAGTATCAGGGATATTTCTGCTTCAGCAGGGGTCAATGTAGGGACGGTCTCATACTATTTTGCAGGAAAAAAAGGCTTGCTGGAAGAATGTCTGATTGCTTTTTTTGAACCCTATCTGAGTGTGCTTGAGCGGTCACTTAATGAAGGGAAGCGTCAAAATAAAAGTGCTGTCATGAGCGCTGCCTGTGAAGTGATCAGGTTTCAGCAGCAGCATCACCGTTTTGCCAGGTTCGCATGGCGTGAAATCACACTGGATCACCAGCTTATTAGAGAAATGACTGCCTGTTACTTAAGAAAAGAGCAGTACCTGTGGAAAATGCTCATGGCTGAAGATATTGAAAAGGGGTACAGCTTTAAACTGTCCCCTTCATTCTTTCTGATTCAGCTGAATTCAATGATTACCACACCGTTTTTACAAAGTCAGACGGTCAGGGAGCTGTGGCACATTAATACGGCAGATCCTTATTTTACGAAGCAGTATATTGAGACTGTTGAAACGTGGTTTAACAGTGTAACCTCGTGTTACGGCTTAAGTGCAATCAGTTGA
- a CDS encoding GAF domain-containing protein, which translates to MFNVETYKGSKEKQYNMVHKQLRALLEGEPNRIANLSNASALLNQFLDETNWVGFYLMENGELVLGPFQGLPACVRIPLGKGVCGTAAGENKTLRVEDVHAFPGHIACDAASQSEIVVPLVKNGEVIGVLDIDSPIKNRFDEEDQNGLETFAEILSEYI; encoded by the coding sequence ATGTTTAATGTCGAAACGTATAAAGGCAGTAAGGAAAAACAATATAATATGGTGCACAAACAGCTTCGTGCATTGCTTGAGGGTGAACCCAACCGGATTGCCAATCTTAGTAATGCCTCTGCTTTACTGAACCAGTTTCTTGATGAAACAAACTGGGTAGGCTTCTATCTGATGGAAAATGGAGAGCTTGTACTTGGACCATTTCAGGGGCTTCCTGCCTGTGTCAGAATCCCTCTTGGAAAAGGTGTGTGCGGAACCGCTGCTGGTGAGAATAAAACACTGCGCGTAGAAGACGTTCACGCATTCCCGGGCCATATCGCATGCGACGCAGCTTCACAGTCAGAAATTGTGGTACCTTTAGTAAAGAACGGCGAAGTGATCGGAGTGCTTGATATCGACAGCCCGATTAAAAACCGTTTTGATGAAGAGGATCAGAATGGACTTGAGACATTTGCTGAGATTTTAAGCGAATATATTTAA
- the megL gene encoding methionine gamma-lyase, which translates to MSTEKRRFETEVIHSGYDSKKYEGSLTPPLFQTSTYTFSHAAEGERRFAGDEEGYIYSRLGNPTVKVLEDRMSAIEGGEASLAFGSGMAAVSAVLFYLLKSGDHIVCSKGVYGCTFGLLEMMEEKFAITHEFADLSSEEAVKQSILPNTACIYVETPINPTMEIIDLEVVCRVANEMGIPVVVDNTFSSPYLQNPLKMGADFVLHSATKYIGGHGDVIGGLLVAKAAESITEIRMTTQKDIGGIMSPFDAWLLLRGLKTLAVRMDRHCDNAEKIAHYLKKHPFVRSIYFPGDIDHPSYAIAEKQMNRWGGLISFDFNGTKELAQAFMDELKLIKIAVSLGDAETLIQHPATMTHSVVPEATRQEMGISDTLLRLSVGLESWEDIKEDLDQAFSKIEESAAMKQES; encoded by the coding sequence ATGTCTACAGAGAAAAGAAGGTTTGAGACCGAGGTCATTCATAGTGGGTATGACTCAAAAAAATATGAAGGCTCACTGACGCCTCCGTTATTTCAGACATCAACCTATACGTTTAGTCATGCTGCTGAAGGAGAAAGACGGTTTGCGGGTGATGAAGAAGGTTATATTTATTCAAGACTTGGAAATCCGACGGTAAAAGTGCTTGAAGACCGGATGTCTGCAATTGAGGGTGGAGAAGCTTCATTAGCATTTGGATCAGGGATGGCTGCTGTTTCTGCAGTCCTGTTTTATCTGCTTAAATCAGGAGATCACATTGTATGTTCTAAAGGGGTATACGGATGCACATTTGGTCTGCTGGAGATGATGGAAGAAAAATTTGCAATCACACATGAATTTGCAGATCTGTCTTCAGAAGAAGCAGTGAAACAGTCAATCCTGCCAAACACTGCATGTATTTACGTGGAAACACCCATCAATCCTACAATGGAGATCATTGATCTTGAAGTCGTCTGCCGTGTGGCAAATGAAATGGGGATCCCGGTTGTTGTTGATAATACTTTCAGTTCACCTTATCTGCAAAACCCGCTGAAAATGGGAGCAGACTTTGTCCTGCATAGCGCTACGAAATATATCGGGGGGCATGGGGATGTGATTGGCGGCTTATTAGTTGCTAAGGCAGCTGAATCTATTACTGAAATCCGCATGACCACTCAAAAGGATATTGGCGGAATTATGTCACCATTTGATGCTTGGTTGCTGTTAAGAGGGTTAAAAACACTTGCTGTCCGAATGGATCGTCATTGTGATAATGCAGAAAAAATTGCCCATTATCTTAAAAAGCATCCGTTTGTCAGATCGATTTATTTTCCTGGCGACATAGATCATCCATCTTATGCGATCGCTGAGAAGCAGATGAACAGGTGGGGCGGGCTGATCTCATTTGATTTTAATGGTACTAAAGAATTGGCTCAGGCCTTTATGGATGAATTAAAGCTGATAAAAATTGCAGTCAGTCTTGGGGATGCAGAAACCTTAATTCAGCACCCTGCGACGATGACGCATTCCGTTGTGCCGGAAGCAACCAGGCAGGAGATGGGGATTAGCGATACCTTACTCAGGCTGTCAGTCGGGCTTGAATCATGGGAGGATATAAAAGAGGATCTTGATCAGGCCTTTTCGAAAATCGAGGAAAGTGCAGCGATGAAACAGGAAAGCTGA
- a CDS encoding sensor domain-containing diguanylate cyclase — MDSLQLFMDRFKAGVFDILAHSMSGESSIRLWYRQLSALLKEQFEVEETFYFYKKGEHLYEYSESLQQQEKFGQDIVYEASTKPYYILEHDEASLKRGDILIPCYEKSDLMGFIAIRPLPEAQWAKDPVMVTVLACDTSVLYQNVRRMLITATERKRYHELFDVTKAFNSHMNVSQVLAKIIHSLENTFPFYAFTLILTDEQGVEKGLPIEYLDYQSDNEALLHAFVSSEVTIDDQRATTIMYSPLKGKQGVYGLLKTEGTTNKSLKKHEIEFIKVLSTTAGHALENAKLYMQSRQLINDLKLINDLSHELNANLNMKDMMSYLADQIKKALNPDETGFIWVESNDWRIVEGSSAFFSTEEGRIYIENVKQQLLEGTDGVYMSDCELEAGYHSLIAVPMIHHDQLKGFCIVLHRDSYAFTFEMYKLFKSIVHHSALALVNAMLRVEMQEMINHDHMTGLYARHYLDQYVEESMEKDEKGVFILIDIDDFKKVNDTFGHQKGDQVIIQLAKHLNSFNRDHSVCARWGGEELAMYFSNMPLHEGVALTEELRKTVQHATDPEITISCGVSNWNRKKPDLMINLVRRADVALYQAKNAGKNQVVCLKGDADKILH, encoded by the coding sequence ATGGATTCGCTGCAACTGTTTATGGACCGCTTTAAAGCCGGTGTATTTGATATTCTCGCACATTCCATGTCAGGTGAAAGCTCTATCAGACTCTGGTATCGTCAATTGTCAGCCCTTCTGAAAGAACAGTTTGAAGTGGAAGAAACCTTCTATTTTTATAAAAAGGGAGAACACTTATATGAATACAGTGAATCTTTGCAGCAGCAGGAAAAATTCGGTCAGGACATTGTCTATGAGGCAAGTACCAAGCCCTATTATATTCTTGAACATGATGAAGCGAGCCTGAAACGTGGAGATATACTGATTCCCTGCTATGAAAAGTCCGATCTGATGGGTTTTATTGCGATCAGACCTTTACCTGAAGCTCAGTGGGCAAAGGATCCTGTGATGGTAACCGTATTAGCGTGTGACACATCCGTACTGTATCAGAATGTCAGAAGAATGCTGATCACTGCCACTGAACGCAAAAGATATCATGAACTGTTTGACGTTACAAAAGCATTTAATTCGCATATGAATGTGTCCCAGGTACTTGCGAAAATTATCCATTCATTAGAAAATACATTTCCGTTTTATGCTTTTACATTGATACTTACTGATGAACAGGGTGTGGAAAAAGGTCTCCCAATTGAATATCTGGATTATCAGTCAGATAATGAAGCGCTCCTTCACGCGTTTGTCTCATCAGAAGTGACAATTGATGACCAGAGAGCAACCACAATTATGTACTCTCCGCTAAAAGGGAAGCAGGGGGTCTACGGTTTATTAAAAACAGAAGGAACAACCAATAAATCGCTAAAAAAGCATGAGATAGAATTTATCAAAGTTTTATCAACAACTGCCGGACATGCCCTTGAAAATGCAAAGCTGTATATGCAATCGAGACAGTTAATCAATGATTTAAAGTTAATTAATGATTTATCTCATGAATTAAATGCAAATTTGAATATGAAGGATATGATGAGTTACCTTGCAGACCAGATCAAAAAAGCATTGAATCCTGATGAAACAGGCTTTATCTGGGTTGAGAGTAATGACTGGCGTATCGTTGAGGGAAGCTCCGCGTTTTTTTCTACTGAAGAAGGGCGGATCTATATTGAAAACGTGAAGCAGCAGCTGCTTGAAGGAACAGATGGTGTATATATGTCAGACTGTGAGCTTGAGGCAGGCTACCACTCATTAATTGCTGTGCCGATGATTCACCATGATCAGTTAAAAGGATTTTGTATCGTGCTTCACCGGGATTCATATGCATTTACATTTGAAATGTATAAGCTGTTCAAATCAATCGTTCATCATTCAGCGCTTGCATTAGTCAACGCAATGCTCCGTGTGGAAATGCAGGAGATGATCAACCACGATCATATGACAGGTCTTTACGCAAGACATTACCTTGATCAATATGTGGAAGAGTCGATGGAAAAGGATGAAAAAGGCGTATTTATCTTAATTGATATTGATGATTTTAAAAAGGTAAATGACACGTTCGGCCATCAAAAAGGAGATCAGGTTATTATTCAGCTTGCGAAACACCTGAATTCCTTTAACAGGGATCACAGTGTCTGTGCGCGCTGGGGTGGTGAAGAGCTGGCGATGTATTTCAGCAACATGCCGTTACATGAGGGTGTCGCCTTAACAGAAGAACTCAGAAAAACCGTCCAGCATGCAACAGATCCTGAAATTACGATCTCATGTGGTGTGTCAAACTGGAACCGTAAAAAGCCTGATCTGATGATTAATCTTGTCAGAAGGGCGGACGTCGCTTTATATCAAGCTAAAAATGCCGGTAAAAATCAGGTCGTCTGCTTAAAGGGAGATGCGGACAAAATATTACATTAA